From Topomyia yanbarensis strain Yona2022 chromosome 1, ASM3024719v1, whole genome shotgun sequence, one genomic window encodes:
- the LOC131677439 gene encoding sialin — MDEKEIQFLPKPRTKAKMPKVGCMRSITDRIPARLVLYFLSWSGFLVSFMMRNDINFALVAMVRDGTSNSSVNDHCVPSMSNSADSNFSSLLNDTDDTDVLLPEVTREIIGEFDWDSTVQAVIKGSFYWCYVLSQVVGGVATQYFGTKSVFGWSQFLTAVCSLCIPYASDIHYGAVVLLRSIQGFASGLTWPAMYAIVGYWIPPVERSRFMSSFQGFSIGIGLTYPLCGFIIAYFGWRLVFYTTGTIGMVWCIFWYLLAFNTPQEHPRITPEELEYIELNVSEDIKNGQGMKVPWKKIFTSMPVWAIGLTTFGRIWVHYTFIMSGPEYMQKILCFDIKENGLLSGTPFLCSYLSSVLFCYIADYLMDKRLMTLTNVRKLFTALSQIVPGVLVLLVGYLGYNILVVLILWFVAVTFITASYAGAMANIVDIAPNLAGPVLAFAQTIHMTASFLQPLVSGVMVTDAQNINQWLQVFGVSSVIAVSSYLVFQIFGTAEIQPWNYPLPDAEVISTDDSAVIANQPMLKVGSAGNGLKFDDEDDDDDNNDNSDN; from the exons ATGGACGAAAAGGAAATTCAGTTTTTGCCAAAGCCAAGAACCAAAGCAAAAATGCCTAAGGTGGGATGCATGCGGTCAATTACAG ATCGGATACCGGCCCGTTTGGTGCTATACTTTCTGTCCTGGTCCGGATTTCTGGTATCATTCATGATGCGCAATGACATCAACTTTGCCCTGGTGGCAATGGTGCGGGATGGAACCTCCAACTCATCGGTCAATGATCACTGTGTGCCCTCAATGTCGAACAGCGCAGATAGCAATTTCTCATCGTTGCTCAATGATACAGACGACACAGACGTTCTGTTGCCGGAAGTGACACGAGAAATCATCGGTGAGTTCGATTGGGACTCGACCGTCCAAGCGGTCATCAAAGGCTCCTTCTATTGGTGCTACGTGCTGTCGCAGGTCGTTGGTGGTGTTGCTACTCAATACTTTGGAACGAAGAGCGTGTTCGGGTGGAGTCAGTTCCTGACGGCTGTGTGTAGCTTATGCATTCCATATGCATCGGATATACATTACGGTGCGGTAGTTTTGCTGCGATCGATTCAAGGCTTCGCCAGTGGATTAACCTGGCCGGCGATGTATGCTATTGTTGGCTACTGGATTCCACCAGTCGAGCGAAGTCGATTTATGTCCAGTTTTCAAGGTTTTAGTATTGGAATCGGCTTAACGTATCCGCTGTGCGGGTTCATAATAGCTTACTTCGGATGGAGATTGGTTTTCTACACAACCGGGACGATTGGAATGGTTTGGTGTATTTTCTGGTACCTTTTGGCTTTCAATACTCCACAGGAACATCCACGAATTACACCGGAAGAACTAGAGTACATCGAGTTGAATGTGAGCGAAGATATCAAAAATGGACAGGGGATGAAGGTGCCTTGGAAAAAGATTTTCACCTCGATGCCAGTGTGGGCCATTGGACTAACCACCTTTGGTCGCATTTGGGTGCACTACACATTCATTATGTCTGGTCCCGAGTACATGCAGAAAATCCTCTGCTTTGATATTAAAGAAAACGGCCTGTTGAGCGGGACGCCTTTCCTATGTTCCTATTTATCGTCGGTGCTGTTTTGTTACATCGCCGACTATTTGATGGACAAACGACTAATGACCCTGACGAATGTACGCAAGCTCTTCACGGCTCTATCGCAGATTGTCCCCGGCGTGCTGGTGCTGCTAGTCGGTTATCTAGGATACAACATTCTGGTGGTGCTGATATTGTGGTTCGTGGCAGTCACCTTCATCACGGCATCGTATGCCGGCGCCATGGCAAACATAGTGGACATTGCACCGAACCTGGCCGGACCGGTGCTGGCCTTCGCACAGACGATACACATGACAGCGTCGTTCCTCCAGCCACTGGTCAGTGGAGTCATGGTAACCGATGCG CAAAATATCAACCAATGGCTTCAGGTGTTTGGCGTGAGTTCGGTGATCGCCGTCAGTAGTTATCTGGTGTTTCAGATATTCGGTACTGCCGAGATTCAACCATGGAACTATCCGCTACCGGACGCGGAAGTGATATCGACCGACGATTCAGCCGTCATTGCGAATCAACCGATGCTGAAGGTGGGAAGCGCGGGAAATGGGCTCAAGTTCGATGACGAGGACGACGACGATGACAATAATGATAACAGCGATAATTAG
- the LOC131677438 gene encoding wolframin, which produces MASWANRPPIADGSNTPSGRKKWNLEDKKSLRNLKYHFAEDGCSEVQYTLAKQLLEENVEADPPHNHAQGVHWLLRAAQQGHEQAIAMLNECYQSGRGINEANEEDVRTCLAMSAGERSARRAAQELFASLSNGEEYVTAAQLEKRMREIYKLDKKKKRTRPDGAEAGEIRMEASPERNGSPNANRLNRRSGQFQQMNHISEANLLSAAVNYSNGRLPFVSNAMTLSIPNPQSLDHVPCFHRPFFHPIMFFSLLYHRLLTMIASFPGSGISGFQMILVLLAYSLFASDNLFTLVPIGAYYVSLIVMVLCSFKMLKSKHEFIDFRMWSGLFLRYGDEHLNTDDSENQYLRNNLRPYLYFFVAFFINVMLHPNINDQWLPFSEITVVAFVLTFITMFAFMYTSSDPFPDSMILFSFGLNVLAKYPYEMDSVVTTGWRFLDLKVPAFSTFVIGNGIEFCLNCRALLYLIIPVFFMLISRRRNWRGVYQYLIPHCVTLAWLQICIISSQSATMFGLVRGALGLSGLLLFLPLFGIVTLLIPVFATIEWLSLTDSTVRLWSSISAAIIAILISFYMAASRRTEKYITILQISICLIATIFLTLPHMMSNFETLHTSEAAGLYDSSTVSSQSKNQPMPPNSLSWESYHKFCHQPAWDRLGNKIRTQLRCAHLDGTTVRWEGSVIDLEIASRRNLRAEFIHSYLPRLLADRIACFYGERVEPACGPTEEQQHCEEMKNFMQQQVRCHLDKWNTYEYEIKVRMPSLGLLAKPVEVTLRAQHAFGNFTQNLNNSDRIWFIGILRNFLTSGAGATAATHTDHSGSEFDDMHLDLGGITAGERSDRSNMRLGRKNPLVELRSVGCIRCQNSELTSIHVSDGLKVNARMRDLLRGIKYLLNVIFNPLVIFK; this is translated from the exons ATGGCCAGCTGGGCTAATCGTCCTCCAATTGCAGACGGCTCTAATACTCCTTCCGGCAGAAAGAAATGGAACCTGGAGG ATAAAAAATCTCTGCGTAACTTAAAGTACCACTTTGCGGAGGATGGCTGCTCGGAGGTACAATACACTCTGGCCAAACAGCTCCTGGAGGAGAATGTTGAGGCGGATCCGCCGCATAATCATGCCCAGGGTGTACACTGGTTGTTACGGGCTGCCCAGCAAGGTCACGAACAGGCCATAGCAATGTTAAACGAGTGCTATCAGTCTGGGCGGGGCATCAACGAGGCAAACGAAGAGGACGTGCGAACCTGTTTAGCAATGAGTGCCGGCGAAAGGTCTGCCAGAAGAGCGGCGCAGGAGTTGTTCGCGTCGCTGTCCAATGGTGAGGAGTATGTAACAGCTGCTCAGCTGGAAAAACGAATGAGGGAGATTTATAAGCtggataaaaagaaaaaaaggaccCGACCCGATGGTGCTGAAGCTGGCGAAATTAGGATGGAAGCTAGTCCAGAAAGAAATGGATCGCCCAACGCGAATAGATTGAATCGAAGATCTGGACAATTTCAGCAGATGAATCACATTTCGGAAGCTAATCTTCTGTCGGCAGCTGTCAATTACTCTAACGGAAGATTGCCGTTTGTGAGCAATGCTATGACTTTATCCATTCCCAATCCTCAGAGTTTAGATCACGTACCTTGTTTTCACAGACCATTTTTCCATCCCATAATGTTTTTTTCGTTACTCTATCACCGGCTTCTAACTATGATAGCTTCGTTCCCCGGTTCGGGGATATCAGGATTCCAAATGATCCTAGTGTTGCTTGCCTACTCGCTATTTGCCAGCGATAACCTCTTTACCTTAGTTCCGATTGGAGCATACTACGTGAGCCTAATTGTAATGGTTCTCTGCAGTTTCAAAATGCTAAAAAGCAAGCACGAGTTTATCGATTTCCGAATGTGGTCCGGATTATTTCTTCGATACGGCGATGAACATCTCAATACTGATGATTCCGAAAATCAGTATCTGCGGAACAATCTGCGGCCATATCTGTATTTTTTCGTAGCATTCTTTATAAACGTCATGCTCCATCCCAACATCAACGATCAATGGTTGCCTTTTTCGGAAATTACGGTGGTAGCTTTCGTGCTTACATTTATCACAATGTTTGCATTTATGTACACTTCATCGGATCCCTTTCCGGACTCTATGATCCTTTTCTCATTTGGTTTGAATGTGTTAGCCAAATATCCGTACGAGATGGACTCAGTCGTCACAACCGGATGGCGTTTTCTGGATCTGAAAGTGCCTGCATTTTCCACCTTCGTCATCGGCAATGGAATTGAGTTCTGCCTGAACTGCCGTGCTCTACTGTATCTTATTATACCGgtgttttttatgttaatttCCCGAAGACGCAACTGGCGGGGAGTCTATCAGTATCTTATTCCTCATTGCGTGACACTGGCTTGGTTGCAAATCTGCATCATCAGCTCGCAATCGGCAACCATGTTTGGACtg gTACGCGGCGCACTCGGTCTTTCCGGACTATTGCTTTTTCTCCCTCTGTTTGGTATTGTGACCTTGTTAATTCCTGTATTCGCTACAATTGAATGGCTTTCGCTAACCGATTCCACCGTTCGACTGTGGTCCTCCATCAGTGCCGCCATAATTGCCATTCTGATCTCATTCTACATGGCCGCATCTCGCCGTACAGAAAAGTACATCACAATTCTCCAGATATCTATTTGTCTGATTGCAACCATCTTTTTGACGTTGCCTCACATGATGTCCAATTTCGAAACCCTGCATACATCGGAGGCAGCCGGACTGTACGATTCGAGCACTGTCTCGTCGCAATCCAAGAATCAACCAATGCCACCCAATAGCCTTAGTTGGGAGTCGTATCATAAATTTTGTCATCAGCCTGCCTGGGATCGATTAGGTAATAAAATTCGTACTCAGCTGAGATGTGCCCATCTGGATGGGACGACTGTTCGCTGGGAGGGAAGCGTGATTGATTTGGAAATCGCCAGCCGACGGAACTTGCGAGCAGAATTTATACATAGCTATTTGCCCAGGTTGCTAGCGGATCGGATTGCGTGTTTCTACGGGGAAAGAGTGGAACCAGCCTGTGGACCGACAGAGGAACAGCAGCACTGCGAGGAGATGAAGAATTTCATGCAGCAGCAAGTGCGTTGTCATCTGGACAAGTGGAACAC GTACGAATACGAAATCAAGGTACGCATGCCTTCGCTGGGACTACTTGCGAAACCGGTCGAAGTGACGCTGCGAGCCCAGCACGCGTTTGGTAATTTTACCCAGAATTTAAACAACAGCGATCGCATTTGGTTCATCGGTATTCTGCGCAACTTTTTGACCTCCGGTGCTGGTGCCACGGCGGCAACACATACGGATCATTCTGGCAGTGAATTCGATGATATGCATCTAGATCTGGGAGGAATAACCGCCGGTGAACGTTCGGATCGCAGCAATATGCGCCTGGGACGGAAGAACCCGTTGGTTGAGCTGCGCTCGGTTGGTTGTATCCGATGCCAGAATAGCGAACTGACTTCGATTCATGTCTCCGATGGATTGAAGGTAAACGCTCGGATGCGAGATTTGCTGCGAGGGATAAAATATCTGCTAAATGTGATATTCAATCCGCTGGTGATCTTCAAGTAG